From a single Anaerolineales bacterium genomic region:
- the npdG gene encoding NADPH-dependent F420 reductase has product MNDEHLLLSIAVLGGTGKEGKGLAYRWARAGYHVLIGSRDPEKANVAAGEVREMLGGEISVNGLGNLEAAKEADIVVLTVPYSAHHSTLEAVRDELQGKILVDVTVPLVPPKVSTVQMPAAGSAAQEAREIVGEGVQVCAAFQNISHEHLLDNADVECDVLVTGTSKAAREEVIKLVEAAGLTGWDAGPIQNSVVVEGLTSVLIGINKKYGSTHAGIKITGAKK; this is encoded by the coding sequence ATGAACGACGAACATCTTTTATTATCCATCGCAGTATTGGGCGGGACAGGCAAGGAAGGCAAGGGACTCGCTTATCGTTGGGCGCGGGCGGGCTATCACGTACTGATCGGCTCGCGTGACCCGGAAAAGGCAAATGTTGCGGCGGGCGAAGTCCGGGAAATGCTCGGGGGTGAGATCTCCGTCAATGGGTTGGGCAACCTCGAGGCGGCGAAGGAAGCGGACATCGTCGTGTTGACGGTTCCATATTCCGCGCATCATTCCACGCTCGAAGCGGTCCGCGATGAACTTCAGGGCAAGATCCTTGTGGATGTGACCGTGCCGCTCGTGCCGCCGAAGGTTTCAACGGTGCAAATGCCTGCCGCCGGGTCTGCCGCGCAGGAGGCGCGCGAAATCGTCGGCGAAGGCGTGCAGGTGTGTGCCGCGTTCCAGAACATTTCGCATGAGCACCTGCTGGATAACGCCGATGTGGAATGCGACGTGCTCGTGACCGGTACAAGCAAAGCCGCGCGCGAGGAAGTCATCAAACTGGTGGAAGCCGCCGGGTTGACCGGCTGGGATGCAGGACCGATCCAGAATTCGGTCGTGGTCGAAGGACTGACCAGTGTGCTGATCGGCATCAATAAGAAATATGGCTCGACCCATGCGGGGATCAAGATCACGGGAGCGAAAAAGTAG
- the cofE gene encoding coenzyme F420-0:L-glutamate ligase: MTLTLTPLQNIPLIRQGDNLADIILNSLRGSESELQDNDILVLAQKIVSKAEGRLVNLADVTASQRAIELGVQTEKDPRLVELMLRESKEVVRQRKGVIVVEHKLGFICANAGIDHSNVMGDGGEHADHVLLLPENPDASARQLREQVTRQTGKTIGVMIIDSHGRAWRNGTVGVCIGLSGIPAVVDERGWKDLFGYTLKATVVGAADELAASASLVMGQAAEGTPVVHVRGFPYPLGEGSLQDLIRPKDLDMFR; this comes from the coding sequence ATGACACTAACACTTACCCCTCTTCAGAATATCCCCCTCATCCGCCAAGGCGACAACCTGGCGGATATTATTCTTAACTCCCTGCGCGGATCGGAATCGGAGTTGCAGGACAACGACATTCTTGTGCTTGCGCAAAAGATCGTCAGCAAAGCCGAAGGGCGTTTGGTCAACCTTGCGGATGTGACTGCATCGCAACGCGCCATTGAACTCGGCGTGCAGACCGAAAAAGATCCGCGCCTTGTAGAGCTGATGCTGCGTGAAAGCAAAGAGGTCGTCCGTCAGCGCAAGGGCGTGATCGTAGTCGAGCACAAACTCGGATTCATCTGCGCCAATGCCGGTATTGACCACTCGAACGTCATGGGCGATGGAGGCGAACACGCCGATCATGTATTGCTGCTCCCCGAAAACCCGGATGCATCCGCCAGGCAGTTGCGTGAACAGGTCACACGACAAACAGGAAAAACCATCGGCGTAATGATCATCGATTCGCATGGACGCGCCTGGCGCAACGGAACGGTCGGCGTGTGCATCGGCTTGAGCGGCATTCCCGCCGTGGTGGACGAGCGCGGCTGGAAAGACCTTTTTGGCTACACCCTAAAAGCCACCGTCGTCGGCGCGGCAGATGAACTCGCCGCGTCCGCATCGCTCGTCATGGGGCAAGCCGCCGAAGGCACGCCCGTTGTCCATGTGCGCGGATTTCCGTATCCATTGGGGGAAGGCTCACTGCAAGACCTCATCCGCCCGAAGGATTTGGACATGTTCCGATAA
- a CDS encoding pyridoxamine 5'-phosphate oxidase family protein: MPFPETFQDLFKPETKAFLFLATVSDKGNPQVTPVWFDHDGEHILINTNEGRTKDRNMKERPDVHMVIQDPSDPYRYLGIRGKVVSYTREGADEHIDMLSRRYYGRPWTYREGQKRIIFKIQPIRFDNHA; encoded by the coding sequence ATGCCGTTCCCCGAAACATTTCAAGACCTGTTCAAGCCCGAAACCAAAGCATTTCTCTTCCTCGCCACCGTCAGCGACAAAGGCAATCCGCAAGTCACGCCCGTCTGGTTCGACCACGACGGCGAGCACATCCTCATCAACACCAACGAAGGTCGAACCAAAGACCGTAACATGAAGGAACGCCCCGACGTTCACATGGTCATTCAAGATCCCAGCGATCCTTATCGCTATCTCGGCATCCGCGGCAAGGTCGTCTCCTACACCCGCGAAGGTGCGGACGAACACATCGACATGCTGTCCCGCCGTTACTACGGCAGACCGTGGACCTACCGCGAAGGGCAAAAGCGGATCATCTTCAAAATCCAGCCGATTCGATTTGACAACCACGCCTGA
- a CDS encoding nitroreductase family protein yields the protein MTTTPDLRTFLRTRRSIRRFKPDPVPDSVLRDILHTATFAPSAHNRQPWRFVVLTDPSAKIHLSDAMAEEFQRDLQKDQVPPEEIAKLVNRSRERITGAPVVVILCLDMSEMDEYPDTRRKKAEYIIATQSAANAGMQLLLASHAEGLAGVWVCSPMFAQETVQKALNISSTWEPQAMFLLGYPIETPAFRERKSLEEVVKFI from the coding sequence TTGACAACCACGCCTGACCTGCGCACCTTCCTGCGGACTCGCCGTTCGATCCGCCGCTTCAAACCGGACCCGGTGCCTGATTCCGTTTTAAGGGACATTCTCCACACTGCCACATTCGCCCCGTCCGCGCACAACCGCCAACCCTGGCGCTTTGTCGTGTTGACAGATCCCTCCGCCAAAATCCATCTCTCCGACGCGATGGCGGAGGAATTCCAACGCGACCTCCAAAAGGACCAAGTCCCACCCGAAGAGATCGCAAAACTAGTCAACCGTTCGCGTGAACGCATCACAGGCGCGCCTGTTGTCGTCATCCTCTGCCTCGATATGAGCGAAATGGACGAATATCCCGACACCCGCCGCAAAAAAGCGGAATACATCATCGCAACCCAATCCGCCGCCAATGCAGGGATGCAACTCCTGCTCGCCTCCCACGCGGAAGGACTCGCTGGCGTGTGGGTGTGCAGCCCCATGTTCGCACAGGAAACCGTGCAGAAAGCGCTGAATATTTCCAGTACTTGGGAACCGCAAGCCATGTTTTTGCTTGGCTACCCTATAGAAACGCCTGCATTTCGAGAGCGAAAGTCGTTGGAAGAAGTGGTGAAATTTATATGA
- the cofD gene encoding 2-phospho-L-lactate transferase: protein MTAIHRRIVALAGGVGGAKLAHGLAQILPPEDLTVIVNTGDDFEHLGLYICPDLDTVCYTLAGLANPETGWGRVDETWNTIANVEKLGGPGWFRLGDQDFATHLERTRRLKEGQSLSQITEDFCKAWGVKHAVLPMSDSPMRTMVDTDEGELAFQEYFVHRRCEPKVKGFRFDGVEAAEPAVGVKEALETADAVVICPSNPWVSVDPILKVVKEIKKPVVAVSPIIGGKTVKGPAAKMYAELGIEPSALAVANHYRNILTGFVLDNADSSMERGVQELNIKTMVTDTLMNHLTVRAQLAQDVLHFIGSL, encoded by the coding sequence ATGACCGCCATCCACCGTCGCATTGTCGCTCTTGCTGGCGGAGTCGGCGGTGCGAAACTCGCACACGGACTCGCCCAGATCCTTCCGCCCGAAGATTTGACCGTCATCGTCAACACCGGCGATGATTTTGAGCATCTCGGTTTATATATTTGCCCCGACTTGGATACGGTCTGCTATACACTGGCGGGACTTGCCAACCCCGAAACCGGCTGGGGACGCGTGGACGAAACATGGAATACCATCGCCAATGTAGAGAAACTCGGCGGACCAGGTTGGTTTCGGCTTGGAGATCAAGACTTTGCCACGCACCTCGAGCGGACGCGGCGGCTCAAGGAAGGGCAATCGCTTTCACAGATCACGGAAGATTTTTGCAAAGCGTGGGGTGTAAAACATGCCGTATTGCCCATGTCCGATTCACCCATGCGGACAATGGTGGACACCGACGAAGGCGAGTTGGCATTTCAGGAGTATTTTGTCCACAGGCGCTGTGAGCCGAAGGTCAAAGGCTTTCGGTTTGACGGGGTCGAAGCCGCGGAACCAGCCGTCGGCGTGAAAGAGGCGCTCGAAACTGCGGATGCAGTGGTGATCTGTCCGTCGAATCCGTGGGTGAGCGTGGATCCGATCTTGAAAGTCGTCAAAGAAATTAAGAAACCTGTTGTTGCGGTTTCACCCATCATCGGCGGGAAGACGGTCAAAGGACCTGCCGCGAAAATGTATGCGGAACTTGGCATCGAGCCGTCCGCGCTGGCGGTTGCGAACCATTATCGCAACATTTTGACGGGTTTCGTGTTAGACAATGCAGACTCATCCATGGAACGCGGCGTTCAGGAATTGAACATCAAAACGATGGTTACGGACACACTTATGAATCACCTTACAGTTCGCGCACAACTCGCACAGGATGTGCTACACTTCATCGGGAGCTTGTAA
- the cofC gene encoding 2-phospho-L-lactate guanylyltransferase has product MSLWAIVPVKPLRRGKSRLAGALTEEERAILNQELLERTLKTLSPLKELDQILVVSRDPHALTIARNHGAKTVREDGQPHLNTALTRATVMAQVHATQGVLILPADLPLLTQEDVLTLIDRAAKPPVAVIAPDRHGKGTNALLMVPAGLIEYDFGENSFERHCERIKKAGAKLEIVELPSLGLDLDLPEDLEMIRKMEAVKV; this is encoded by the coding sequence ATGTCACTTTGGGCAATTGTGCCGGTAAAGCCTTTACGAAGGGGAAAATCCCGCCTCGCTGGGGCGCTTACAGAAGAAGAAAGAGCCATCTTAAATCAGGAACTGCTGGAGCGGACACTTAAGACGCTTTCACCCCTGAAGGAACTTGATCAAATATTGGTGGTCAGCCGCGACCCGCACGCGTTGACGATCGCGCGCAACCACGGCGCGAAGACCGTGCGTGAGGACGGTCAACCGCATTTGAATACGGCGTTGACCCGCGCCACCGTGATGGCACAGGTACATGCCACGCAGGGCGTGCTCATCCTGCCCGCCGATCTGCCCCTGCTTACGCAGGAAGATGTGCTGACATTGATCGACCGCGCGGCAAAACCGCCTGTGGCGGTCATCGCGCCGGACAGACACGGCAAGGGCACGAACGCGCTGTTGATGGTCCCGGCGGGGTTGATCGAGTATGACTTCGGCGAAAATTCCTTTGAGCGTCATTGTGAACGAATAAAGAAGGCGGGCGCAAAACTGGAGATCGTCGAACTGCCATCGCTGGGACTCGACCTTGACCTGCCCGAAGACCTGGAAATGATACGAAAAATGGAAGCCGTAAAAGTATAG
- a CDS encoding LLM class flavin-dependent oxidoreductase, producing MTKQRVALYLQDSHDLRDGLEYAKYAEEKGFEAVWQAESRLVRDAIVPMAGYAAVTNRIKVGSGVINNWTRNIGLLASTFLTLDDLAPNRVICGIGAWWDPLAKNVGIERKKPLLAMRETVEVLRRLLNMERVTFHGEFHHVDGIELDVVYGRREPRNIPIMIGATGDKMMELTGEIADGAVLNYCVAPEYNDNAMELLQKGLDKSGRKMDDFDRPQLIVCSVDEDHDKAINYSKMLLCQYIAQQPHIAKASNVSDDVVQQIQSILGWPATKEQVMKAKDLVPDELVLKITASGTPEEAKAKVKEYEKRGCTCPILYPVGGNFKLLIDTFAQN from the coding sequence ATGACCAAACAACGTGTTGCCCTGTACCTTCAAGACTCGCACGACCTGCGAGATGGATTGGAATACGCAAAATATGCGGAAGAAAAAGGATTTGAAGCCGTCTGGCAGGCGGAGAGCCGTCTCGTACGTGACGCCATTGTCCCCATGGCAGGATACGCCGCCGTGACAAATCGGATCAAAGTCGGATCGGGCGTGATCAACAACTGGACCCGCAACATCGGTCTGCTCGCCTCCACCTTCCTGACGCTTGATGACCTCGCCCCGAACCGTGTCATCTGTGGAATTGGCGCGTGGTGGGATCCGCTAGCAAAGAACGTGGGGATCGAGCGCAAAAAACCGTTACTCGCCATGCGGGAAACTGTCGAAGTATTGCGCCGCTTATTGAATATGGAACGCGTTACATTCCACGGTGAATTCCACCATGTGGATGGGATCGAACTGGACGTTGTCTATGGTCGCCGCGAACCGCGCAACATCCCGATCATGATCGGCGCCACGGGTGACAAAATGATGGAACTGACCGGCGAGATCGCCGATGGCGCGGTGTTGAATTACTGCGTCGCCCCCGAATACAACGACAACGCGATGGAATTGCTCCAAAAAGGTTTGGATAAATCCGGGCGCAAAATGGACGATTTCGACCGCCCGCAGTTGATCGTCTGCTCGGTGGATGAAGACCACGATAAGGCGATTAACTATTCCAAGATGCTCTTGTGCCAGTACATTGCCCAACAACCGCACATCGCCAAGGCTTCGAACGTCTCGGATGATGTGGTACAGCAGATCCAATCCATTTTGGGCTGGCCCGCCACCAAGGAACAGGTCATGAAGGCGAAAGACCTTGTGCCCGATGAACTGGTATTGAAGATCACCGCATCCGGCACGCCTGAAGAGGCAAAAGCCAAGGTGAAGGAATACGAAAAGCGCGGATGCACCTGCCCGATCCTGTACCCCGTCGGCGGGAATTTCAAACTGTTGATCGATACGTTTGCGCAGAATTAG
- a CDS encoding D-glycerate dehydrogenase has translation MTRIFITRLIPDLGLTLVKEHFPSADIWTHDLPPTREQLLKNVRGVDGLLCLLTERIDAELMDAAGPQLKVISSMSVGVDHIDIAEATKRGIPVGNTPGVLTDATADQAFALLLAAARRIVEGVDYIRTGQWTTWHPQLLLGADLVGATLGIIGFGRIGQAVAKRAQGFDMRVIYHSPNAEPAYGAKPVDLDTLLRESDFISLHVPLTPETRHLVNVDFLSKMKPSAILVNTARGGVVDQVALYNALKSKQIFAAALDVTDPEPLPMDSPLLELDNCIIVPHLGSASKWTRDQMSKLAAENLIAGLKGKKLPNCVNWSDMSK, from the coding sequence ATGACCCGAATTTTCATAACCCGCCTCATCCCTGACCTGGGCTTGACTCTCGTCAAGGAGCATTTCCCCTCCGCCGATATTTGGACTCATGACCTGCCGCCGACGCGCGAACAACTGCTCAAAAATGTCCGCGGCGTGGACGGCTTGCTCTGCCTGCTGACCGAACGCATCGATGCCGAGTTGATGGACGCCGCAGGTCCGCAGTTGAAGGTGATCTCCAGCATGTCGGTCGGCGTGGATCATATTGACATCGCCGAAGCCACCAAGCGTGGAATCCCTGTTGGCAACACGCCTGGCGTGCTGACTGATGCCACCGCCGACCAAGCCTTTGCGCTTCTGCTTGCCGCCGCCCGCCGCATCGTTGAAGGCGTGGATTACATCCGTACTGGGCAATGGACGACATGGCATCCGCAGTTGTTGCTCGGTGCGGATCTGGTCGGTGCGACGCTCGGCATCATCGGTTTTGGGCGCATCGGTCAAGCCGTTGCCAAACGCGCACAGGGATTTGACATGCGCGTCATCTATCACAGCCCAAATGCGGAGCCTGCCTATGGCGCAAAGCCTGTTGATTTGGATACTCTATTGCGCGAGTCGGATTTTATCTCCCTGCATGTGCCGCTTACGCCGGAGACACGTCACTTGGTGAACGTGGATTTTCTCTCGAAGATGAAGCCGAGCGCGATTCTGGTCAACACTGCGCGCGGGGGAGTCGTAGATCAAGTCGCTTTGTACAACGCGCTGAAATCAAAACAGATCTTCGCCGCTGCGCTCGATGTCACAGACCCCGAGCCGCTGCCGATGGACTCTCCGCTCTTGGAGTTGGATAACTGCATCATCGTCCCGCATCTCGGCAGCGCCAGCAAATGGACGCGGGATCAAATGTCCAAACTTGCGGCGGAGAATTTGATTGCGGGGTTGAAGGGGAAGAAATTGCCAAATTGTGTCAATTGGTCTGACATGTCTAAGTAG
- a CDS encoding PaaI family thioesterase, translating to MPKIKQPNSRHCFICGLENPVGLHLHIYETEPGVVETQYIAPDHFQGYPGVLHGGIVAALIDEISGRAHMGSDPGKPRFMFTGKLEVKYRKNVPIGKLLKIVGKVGKSKGKVAEAWAGIYDAETNELLAEGTGMHINVPQEQFDMSRLDELGWKVYPDPAA from the coding sequence ATGCCAAAAATAAAACAACCAAATTCACGTCATTGCTTCATCTGCGGGTTGGAAAATCCAGTGGGACTGCATTTGCACATCTACGAAACCGAGCCGGGCGTGGTCGAAACGCAATACATCGCGCCCGATCATTTTCAGGGCTATCCCGGCGTTTTGCATGGCGGCATCGTCGCCGCGCTCATCGATGAGATCAGCGGGCGCGCGCATATGGGCAGCGACCCGGGCAAACCGCGCTTCATGTTCACGGGCAAGCTGGAAGTGAAGTACCGCAAGAATGTGCCCATCGGCAAACTTTTGAAGATCGTCGGCAAGGTGGGCAAGAGCAAAGGCAAGGTTGCCGAAGCGTGGGCGGGCATTTATGACGCGGAGACGAACGAACTGCTCGCTGAAGGCACGGGCATGCACATCAACGTGCCGCAAGAGCAATTCGACATGTCGCGCTTGGACGAACTGGGCTGGAAGGTCTACCCCGACCCCGCCGCGTAA
- a CDS encoding FAD binding domain-containing protein, with translation MITTYHRPKTLDEALTLLTQPNTVPLGGGTLLSQGTTDPVSVVDLQHLGLDSITVKGNDLEIGATCTLQSLLESEHCPESLISALKLEAPLNLRNTATLAGTVVSSDGRSTFTTMLLAMDAKIEMAIFDNSKTESRISSIGEFILTRPKGLITSIIIPLNVKTAFEFVSKTPADKPLVCAALAQWNSGRARLTLGGYGSSPLLAMDGTEADGLETAAKNAYHEANDEWASAEYRMDVAATLAKRALEALK, from the coding sequence ATGATCACGACTTATCACCGACCGAAGACTCTCGATGAAGCCTTGACGCTTCTGACTCAACCGAACACCGTTCCGCTTGGCGGCGGGACGCTTCTTTCTCAGGGGACAACGGATCCTGTTTCCGTTGTGGATCTGCAGCATCTCGGGCTGGATTCGATCACCGTCAAAGGCAATGATCTGGAGATCGGCGCGACTTGCACACTGCAGTCATTGCTTGAATCGGAGCATTGCCCTGAATCATTGATCTCTGCGCTGAAATTGGAAGCGCCGCTGAACTTGCGCAATACCGCCACCCTCGCAGGGACGGTTGTCTCAAGCGACGGGCGCTCGACCTTCACGACAATGTTGTTGGCGATGGATGCGAAGATCGAGATGGCGATATTCGATAATTCGAAAACCGAATCTCGAATATCGAGTATCGGGGAATTCATTCTCACCCGACCGAAGGGACTCATCACGTCCATCATCATTCCGCTGAATGTGAAAACAGCCTTCGAGTTTGTGTCCAAAACCCCTGCGGACAAGCCGTTAGTGTGCGCCGCGCTGGCGCAATGGAATTCGGGTCGCGCACGCCTGACGCTCGGCGGGTACGGGTCAAGTCCGCTGTTGGCGATGGATGGCACCGAAGCCGATGGTCTCGAAACTGCCGCAAAGAACGCCTATCACGAAGCGAACGACGAGTGGGCATCCGCTGAATACCGCATGGACGTCGCCGCGACGCTGGCAAAGCGCGCGCTGGAAGCCTTGAAATGA
- a CDS encoding zinc-binding dehydrogenase has product MKAAVFYDCGDASKIQIADVPEPKVGPGQVLIRVHASAFNHLELWSLHGPDDGSYQFPMWTGSDIAGVIEELAPDVTGWKVGDAVVVNPSLSCERCEHCLRGDVTLCDDYDILGSNGNGGNAEFIAANADKLMRIPDSFDFVTAAAAPLAYQTAWRAIVTRAKIQKGESVLALGASGGVAVAAIQICKMLGARVFAVTSSEEKMEKARQAGADFAVNRNAGDPFEEICRLTDGRGVDVVVENVGASTWTESQKILRKGGRIVTYGRTTGREATTNLSLLFWNEQTHIGSTMGSLADFREMMEHVFNGKLTPIIDSVYPLEQAREAYARYERGEQFGKIVLKVR; this is encoded by the coding sequence ATGAAAGCCGCTGTATTTTACGACTGTGGAGACGCATCCAAAATTCAGATCGCGGACGTGCCTGAGCCGAAGGTCGGACCAGGTCAGGTTTTAATCCGCGTACATGCCAGCGCGTTCAACCATCTTGAGTTGTGGTCACTGCACGGACCTGACGATGGAAGTTACCAATTCCCCATGTGGACAGGCTCGGATATCGCGGGCGTGATCGAAGAACTTGCGCCCGATGTGACGGGCTGGAAGGTCGGCGATGCGGTGGTGGTCAATCCGTCGCTTTCGTGTGAGAGATGTGAACACTGTCTGCGCGGTGATGTGACACTCTGCGACGATTACGATATTCTCGGCTCGAATGGCAACGGCGGCAACGCGGAATTCATCGCCGCAAACGCCGACAAACTCATGCGCATCCCCGACAGCTTCGACTTCGTCACTGCGGCGGCGGCTCCGCTGGCGTATCAAACCGCGTGGAGAGCCATTGTCACACGCGCGAAAATTCAAAAGGGAGAATCCGTTTTGGCGCTGGGAGCAAGCGGCGGTGTGGCTGTCGCGGCGATCCAGATCTGTAAAATGCTCGGGGCGCGAGTCTTCGCCGTCACCAGTTCCGAAGAGAAAATGGAAAAAGCCCGCCAGGCAGGCGCGGACTTCGCCGTGAATCGCAACGCGGGCGACCCGTTCGAGGAAATCTGCCGCCTCACAGATGGGCGCGGCGTGGATGTGGTGGTCGAGAACGTTGGCGCATCCACATGGACCGAGAGCCAGAAGATCCTGCGCAAAGGCGGGCGGATCGTCACCTACGGGCGCACGACGGGGCGCGAAGCGACCACGAACCTGTCGCTGCTGTTTTGGAACGAGCAGACCCACATCGGCTCGACGATGGGCAGTTTGGCGGATTTCCGCGAGATGATGGAGCATGTCTTCAATGGGAAGTTGACGCCGATCATTGATTCGGTCTATCCGCTGGAGCAGGCACGCGAGGCGTATGCACGTTACGAGCGCGGCGAGCAGTTTGGAAAGATTGTGTTGAAGGTGAGATAG
- a CDS encoding DNA methyltransferase: protein MPLPLNRILHGNCIEILDALPENSVDLVFADPPYNLQLQNDLYRPNNTKVDAVNNGWDKFSSFAEYDEFTTNWLRAIRRVLKEAGTIWVIGSYHNIFRVGAIMQDLGFWILNDVIWLKTNPMPNFRGVRFTNAHETLIWAQKQKGAKYKFNHKDMKALNEDLQMRSDWVIPLATGRERIKANGTKAHPTQKPEALLYRVLLASTDVGDVVLDPFFGSGTTGAVAKMMGRHFIGIERDKKYIKIAEKRVAAVKSAPTEGLILPTKQKQVRVPFGALIENGYLRIGQRLTFAKGKREAVILANGQVQCGKLVGSIHKVASELSNAPANGWDMWMYTERGTLKPIAELREKIRKTINR from the coding sequence GTGCCTCTCCCCCTCAACCGCATCCTGCACGGAAATTGTATCGAGATTCTCGATGCCCTGCCCGAGAACTCGGTGGATCTGGTATTTGCCGATCCGCCCTACAATTTGCAGTTGCAGAACGACCTGTACCGCCCGAACAACACCAAGGTGGATGCGGTCAATAACGGCTGGGATAAGTTCTCGAGTTTTGCCGAGTATGATGAGTTTACAACCAATTGGCTACGCGCAATTCGTAGGGTACTGAAAGAGGCGGGCACGATCTGGGTCATCGGTTCGTATCACAACATTTTCCGCGTCGGCGCGATCATGCAGGATCTGGGATTTTGGATTCTCAATGATGTCATCTGGCTGAAGACCAACCCGATGCCAAATTTCCGCGGCGTGCGATTCACGAATGCGCACGAAACATTGATCTGGGCGCAAAAGCAAAAAGGGGCGAAATACAAGTTCAATCACAAGGACATGAAAGCACTCAATGAAGACCTGCAAATGCGCAGTGACTGGGTCATTCCGCTGGCAACGGGCAGGGAACGCATCAAAGCCAACGGGACGAAGGCTCACCCAACCCAGAAGCCCGAAGCGCTGCTGTACCGCGTCCTGCTCGCCAGCACGGACGTGGGCGACGTGGTACTCGATCCGTTTTTCGGGAGCGGCACGACGGGCGCAGTCGCCAAGATGATGGGACGGCACTTCATCGGCATCGAACGCGACAAGAAATACATAAAGATTGCGGAAAAGCGGGTCGCGGCGGTCAAGTCCGCGCCCACTGAGGGGTTGATCCTGCCGACGAAACAGAAGCAGGTTCGGGTCCCGTTCGGGGCGTTGATCGAGAACGGGTATCTGAGAATCGGGCAACGACTCACATTCGCAAAAGGCAAACGCGAAGCGGTCATTCTTGCCAATGGACAGGTCCAATGCGGAAAACTCGTCGGCTCGATCCACAAAGTGGCGAGCGAGTTGTCCAATGCCCCTGCCAACGGCTGGGATATGTGGATGTACACAGAACGCGGTACACTTAAGCCGATCGCTGAATTAAGAGAGAAAATCCGAAAAACCATCAACCGCTAA